A genomic region of Mesobacillus jeotgali contains the following coding sequences:
- a CDS encoding peptidoglycan D,D-transpeptidase FtsI family protein encodes MLFFAVFVLFSMLILRLGIVQIVYGEDFKREIERTEDVTVNNPVPRGKMYDRNMKTIVDNTPSKAITYTKSQSTETKEMLMIAERLAKLISKDSEEDLKKVRERDKKDYWILTNEERAREKITEKEWSQYDEKKLDDKALYNLQLDRITEKELNELTDEDLEVLAILREMMSGYALSPQIVKKEVTPEEFAIVSENLEMLPGVDTTTDWERKYSYDKTLRSILGKVSDSEKGLPKEKLEYYLARGYSRNDRVGLSYIEQQYEDVLHGQKAKVKNITDKGGNVLDTKVITDGQRGKDLVLTIDMDLQLAVEKIIEEELAKAKQQPRTGLLDRAFVVLMDPNTGEVLSLAGKQIVKDEETGKTVMQDFASGNFTTSYNVGSAVKGATILTGFNTGAISPGTQFYDTPIKIKGTNPKKSWKAGLGTLDDRNALKVSSNVYMFRTAINIGKGNYKYDQPLYLEPQAFDTMRNYFSQFGLGTRTGIDLPNEMVGFKGTEKRPGLLLDFAIGQYDTYTTLQLAQYVSTIANGGNRLQPRIVKEVREPVMKNNEVGPVLNELEPVILNKVDGKPEWFDRVQEGFRRVMQERGGTAYGAFYTADYKPAGKTGTAQAFYDGPKRKNYDKPPEVMNLSLVAYAPYENPEIAMAVMVPWAYEGNQGHHANNDIGRRVLDTYFELKKKRLEGNMNPEQPIQEIEKKEEGTELLEEIAEDIEQ; translated from the coding sequence ATGTTGTTTTTTGCGGTTTTTGTTTTGTTTTCAATGCTAATTTTAAGACTTGGCATTGTTCAAATTGTTTACGGTGAGGATTTTAAAAGGGAAATAGAACGAACTGAAGACGTTACCGTGAACAATCCTGTTCCGAGAGGGAAAATGTACGACCGGAACATGAAAACGATTGTCGATAATACACCCAGTAAGGCTATAACATATACAAAGAGCCAGAGCACTGAGACAAAAGAGATGCTTATGATCGCAGAAAGGCTCGCAAAACTGATATCAAAGGATTCAGAAGAGGATTTAAAGAAAGTCAGGGAACGGGACAAAAAGGATTATTGGATTTTAACAAATGAAGAGCGAGCGAGAGAAAAAATTACAGAAAAAGAATGGTCACAGTATGATGAAAAAAAGCTGGATGATAAAGCCCTTTATAATCTCCAGCTGGATCGCATCACTGAAAAAGAGCTCAATGAATTAACGGACGAGGATCTTGAAGTACTCGCTATTTTACGTGAGATGATGAGCGGATACGCATTATCGCCTCAAATCGTTAAAAAAGAGGTAACACCGGAGGAATTTGCTATTGTCAGTGAGAACCTCGAAATGCTGCCGGGTGTCGATACAACGACTGACTGGGAGCGGAAATATTCTTATGACAAAACGCTTCGTTCAATTCTAGGAAAAGTAAGTGATTCCGAAAAGGGTCTTCCGAAAGAAAAGCTTGAGTATTATCTTGCTCGCGGCTACAGCCGGAACGACAGAGTCGGCTTAAGTTACATTGAACAGCAATATGAAGATGTCCTTCACGGCCAGAAAGCAAAAGTTAAAAACATTACCGATAAGGGCGGAAACGTCCTGGACACAAAGGTAATTACTGATGGACAGCGTGGCAAGGACCTTGTGCTGACAATCGACATGGATCTTCAGCTTGCTGTAGAAAAAATAATTGAAGAAGAATTGGCGAAGGCAAAGCAGCAGCCAAGAACAGGACTGCTGGACAGGGCATTTGTTGTGTTAATGGACCCTAACACAGGAGAAGTGTTGTCGCTAGCCGGAAAGCAGATCGTTAAGGATGAAGAAACAGGAAAAACGGTCATGCAGGATTTTGCAAGCGGGAACTTTACAACTTCATATAATGTCGGGTCTGCTGTTAAAGGAGCAACAATTTTAACAGGATTCAATACCGGAGCAATCAGCCCTGGTACTCAGTTTTATGATACACCGATTAAGATAAAAGGCACGAATCCGAAAAAATCCTGGAAAGCAGGATTAGGTACTCTTGATGATCGCAATGCCCTGAAGGTGTCATCTAACGTCTACATGTTCAGGACTGCAATAAATATTGGTAAAGGTAATTATAAGTATGATCAGCCGTTGTATCTTGAGCCACAAGCTTTTGATACGATGAGAAACTATTTCAGTCAATTTGGCCTTGGTACAAGGACAGGCATCGACTTGCCAAACGAGATGGTCGGATTCAAGGGAACAGAAAAAAGGCCTGGTCTTTTGCTTGACTTTGCGATTGGACAGTACGATACGTATACGACGCTTCAATTGGCACAATATGTTTCAACAATCGCAAATGGCGGCAACAGGCTTCAGCCAAGGATTGTCAAAGAGGTCAGGGAACCGGTCATGAAGAATAATGAGGTTGGTCCGGTTCTGAATGAATTGGAACCTGTCATACTGAATAAGGTTGACGGCAAACCGGAATGGTTTGACAGAGTCCAGGAAGGTTTTAGGAGGGTTATGCAGGAGAGAGGCGGTACAGCTTATGGCGCATTTTATACCGCTGATTATAAACCTGCTGGCAAAACGGGTACAGCCCAAGCATTTTACGATGGCCCGAAAAGAAAGAATTATGATAAGCCTCCTGAAGTGATGAACTTGAGCCTGGTGGCTTATGCTCCATATGAAAATCCGGAAATTGCGATGGCTGTCATGGTTCCCTGGGCATATGAGGGCAATCAGGGACACCATGCAAATAATGACATCGGGCGGAGAGTCCTTGATACGTATTTTGAACTGAAAAAGAAACGCCTTGAGGGAAATATGAATCCTGAACAGCCGATCCAGGAAATTGAAAAGAAAGAAGAAGGAACTGAACTTCTTGAAGAAATTGCTGAAGATATTGAACAATAA
- the pstC gene encoding phosphate ABC transporter permease subunit PstC — translation MKGVIRVAKSVVRNHGQELNVREIIQEKKRTKSFTNTTEKLIPKILFGIAAISVFTTIGIVLTLLTETIAFFKAVPFIDFFTGTKLKPLGENAVFGVLPLLTGTLISTVIAMLVAIPVGLMTAIFLSEYASEKTRRLLKPILEILAGIPTIVYGFFAFTFVTPLLRSFIPGLEPTNILSPGIVMGIMIIPMVASLSEDAMSSVPNAMREGALALGATKLEVTWKVVIPAAISGIIASFVLGISRAIGETMIVAIASGSSKNFTFDVTQSMQTMTAYIVEVTGGEAAAGTTLYYSLYAVAMTLFVFTLIMNLIAQYISRKFREEY, via the coding sequence ATGAAAGGGGTTATTCGCGTGGCAAAAAGCGTTGTCCGAAATCACGGCCAAGAGTTGAATGTTCGTGAAATCATACAGGAAAAGAAAAGAACCAAAAGCTTTACTAATACAACTGAAAAATTAATCCCAAAGATTTTATTTGGAATTGCAGCAATCTCAGTTTTTACGACAATTGGAATTGTACTTACATTATTGACCGAAACAATTGCCTTTTTTAAGGCTGTTCCTTTTATAGACTTCTTCACAGGCACTAAATTGAAGCCTCTTGGTGAAAATGCAGTATTTGGTGTATTACCCTTGCTTACAGGTACTCTCATTTCTACTGTAATTGCGATGCTTGTAGCGATTCCGGTTGGACTGATGACAGCGATCTTCCTGAGTGAATATGCTTCGGAGAAGACTCGCAGGTTACTAAAGCCAATCCTTGAAATTTTGGCAGGGATTCCAACCATCGTTTATGGTTTCTTTGCTTTTACTTTTGTAACACCGCTATTGAGATCATTTATTCCTGGTCTTGAGCCGACAAATATATTAAGCCCGGGTATCGTAATGGGAATCATGATCATTCCGATGGTTGCTTCTTTATCGGAAGATGCGATGAGTTCTGTGCCAAACGCCATGAGGGAAGGTGCCTTGGCTCTCGGTGCCACAAAGCTCGAGGTAACATGGAAGGTTGTCATCCCGGCAGCGATTTCAGGAATCATCGCCTCTTTTGTGCTTGGAATATCCAGGGCAATTGGAGAAACGATGATTGTTGCGATTGCCAGCGGCAGTTCAAAGAACTTCACTTTTGACGTTACACAATCGATGCAGACAATGACGGCGTATATTGTTGAAGTAACTGGCGGCGAGGCGGCTGCCGGCACAACCTTATACTATAGTCTTTATGCTGTTGCTATGACATTGTTTGTGTTCACGCTGATCATGAACCTTATCGCTCAGTATATCTCTCGCAAGTTCAGGGAGGAATATTAA
- a CDS encoding DUF4912 domain-containing protein, producing MAERTHYINKLHDHLVARILTPGKLFVYWQLQDEKVRFICDYFYIPEEQLIKTLRLYDQNSRKVIHEVVLRHDVSSWLFKGIKPTGNYYVELGIKRSTEKFFPLIKSNSVIQHNDNQLKTEKPTSPGWAGKVSTYTYYENLEGSITK from the coding sequence GTGGCGGAGAGGACTCATTATATTAACAAGCTCCATGATCATTTAGTTGCGAGAATCCTTACACCAGGCAAGCTATTCGTTTACTGGCAGCTCCAGGATGAAAAGGTGCGGTTCATTTGCGATTATTTTTACATACCGGAAGAACAGCTCATTAAAACCTTGCGCTTATATGATCAGAACTCCAGAAAGGTCATCCATGAAGTAGTTCTTCGTCATGATGTGTCAAGCTGGCTGTTCAAGGGGATTAAACCAACCGGTAATTATTATGTTGAACTGGGGATTAAACGAAGCACAGAGAAATTTTTTCCATTGATAAAGTCAAATTCGGTTATCCAGCATAACGATAATCAGCTAAAAACGGAGAAACCAACTTCACCTGGGTGGGCCGGAAAGGTGAGCACCTACACATATTATGAGAATCTTGAAGGGAGCATCACCAAGTGA
- a CDS encoding DUF456 domain-containing protein gives MEAVYWIIIGVLFVGAYASLVVPILPGVLLMLGGFILYGLFFSFEPFNWLFWSVQGLFVALLFGADYIANIIGVKKYGGSKAGMWGSTIGLLIGPFVIPIVGILVGPFLGAALAELLVNKKNLNEAIKVGFGSVVGFVSSVVTKGIIMTIMLVYFFILV, from the coding sequence ATGGAAGCAGTTTATTGGATAATCATTGGTGTGTTATTCGTTGGAGCTTATGCAAGTTTGGTGGTGCCAATCTTGCCTGGCGTACTTTTAATGTTGGGCGGTTTTATACTTTACGGCTTGTTTTTTTCATTTGAGCCTTTTAACTGGTTATTTTGGTCTGTTCAGGGGCTGTTCGTTGCACTGCTGTTTGGGGCTGATTATATTGCCAACATCATTGGTGTCAAAAAATATGGCGGTAGCAAGGCGGGGATGTGGGGAAGTACAATCGGTTTGTTGATCGGGCCTTTTGTAATCCCGATCGTTGGTATCCTGGTCGGGCCATTTTTAGGAGCAGCACTGGCTGAACTGCTGGTTAATAAGAAGAATTTGAATGAAGCGATTAAGGTCGGCTTCGGTTCTGTAGTAGGTTTTGTCAGCAGTGTGGTGACAAAAGGAATTATCATGACCATCATGCTCGTTTATTTCTTCATATTAGTATAA
- the phoU gene encoding phosphate signaling complex protein PhoU, producing MVVRGKFDEDLKTLHQKLLELGNFAVNALNQSLEALEKKDIELALKILEDDANANLLEEEINDFAILLIAKQQPVAVDLRRLIVAIKIATDIERMADFAVNIAKSTIRIGKEPLVKPIEHIKQMHQISLEMLKLSLEAYNEEDLGKARQVAQMDDQVDDLYGQTIKELLSLAQTKPEQLAQITQLSFISRYLERSADHVTNIAENVFYLVKGKRYDLNQ from the coding sequence ATGGTAGTTAGAGGGAAGTTTGATGAAGACCTGAAGACATTGCACCAAAAGTTGCTGGAACTCGGGAACTTTGCAGTCAATGCGCTTAACCAATCTCTAGAAGCGCTTGAAAAAAAGGATATTGAACTTGCTTTGAAAATTCTTGAGGATGACGCGAACGCTAACCTTCTCGAAGAAGAAATCAATGATTTTGCGATTTTATTGATTGCGAAACAGCAGCCTGTAGCAGTGGATTTAAGAAGGCTGATTGTAGCGATCAAAATTGCGACTGACATTGAGAGAATGGCGGATTTTGCAGTTAACATCGCGAAATCGACGATCAGGATAGGGAAAGAGCCTCTTGTAAAGCCGATCGAGCATATCAAGCAAATGCACCAAATCTCACTTGAAATGCTTAAGCTATCATTAGAAGCGTATAACGAAGAGGACTTGGGGAAAGCAAGACAGGTTGCACAGATGGACGACCAGGTTGACGACCTGTATGGTCAGACAATCAAGGAACTCCTAAGCCTTGCTCAAACGAAGCCCGAACAGCTTGCGCAAATCACACAGCTCTCATTTATCAGTCGTTACCTAGAGCGCTCAGCAGACCATGTAACAAATATTGCCGAAAACGTCTTTTACCTCGTAAAAGGGAAGAGATACGATCTAAATCAATAA
- a CDS encoding Crp/Fnr family transcriptional regulator: MDKNISLYSLILQNFIDRETIQKIKPDTMLFQEDENVQNVYVILSGSVSVGRVHMKGKEFILKILNGEEMIIEYELFKHNPRYHFSAKTLTECEILMIKREQFEEFIMNDKTAMNAMVNWLSTRYLKAQMKCQDLIMNGKKGGLYSILIRLCNSYGVMTDEGILIDLPLTHQELANLTYGTREVIQRMLKELREKDVIAYDQLKFTVKNLAYLKEEVDCQNCSFEICGLN; this comes from the coding sequence ATGGACAAAAATATATCATTATATAGCTTAATTTTGCAAAACTTCATTGATCGGGAAACCATTCAAAAAATCAAGCCGGATACAATGCTATTCCAGGAAGATGAAAACGTTCAGAATGTTTATGTTATCCTCAGTGGAAGTGTTTCTGTTGGCCGTGTCCATATGAAAGGAAAGGAATTCATCCTAAAAATCTTGAATGGTGAAGAAATGATTATTGAATATGAACTGTTCAAGCATAATCCGCGTTATCACTTTTCAGCTAAGACTCTTACAGAATGTGAAATTCTCATGATCAAAAGAGAGCAGTTCGAGGAATTCATTATGAACGATAAAACTGCTATGAACGCGATGGTTAACTGGCTCAGTACCAGATACCTTAAAGCACAGATGAAATGTCAGGACCTTATCATGAACGGGAAGAAAGGCGGTTTGTACTCCATTTTGATCAGGCTGTGTAATAGTTATGGCGTGATGACAGATGAAGGCATCCTGATCGATCTGCCCCTCACCCACCAGGAGTTGGCGAATCTAACATACGGAACACGTGAAGTTATCCAAAGAATGCTGAAGGAATTACGAGAGAAAGACGTCATCGCTTATGATCAGCTTAAGTTCACGGTAAAGAACCTGGCGTATTTAAAGGAAGAAGTCGATTGCCAGAATTGTTCATTTGAAATTTGCGGGCTTAACTAA
- a CDS encoding superoxide dismutase: MAFELPQLPYAYDALEPHIDKETMNIHHTKHHNTYVTNLNNALEGNEELLSKTVEEVVANLDAVPEAARTAVRNNGGGHANHSLFWQVISPNGGGEPTGELAEAINSKFGGFEGFKEEFSKAATTRFGSGWAWLVVNNGELEVTSTPNQDSPLMEGKTPILGLDVWEHAYYLNYQNRRPEYIGAFWNVVNWEEVSKRFASAK; the protein is encoded by the coding sequence ATGGCATTTGAATTACCACAATTACCTTATGCATATGATGCGCTTGAGCCACATATCGACAAAGAAACAATGAATATTCACCACACTAAGCACCACAATACTTATGTAACTAACCTTAACAATGCTTTGGAAGGTAACGAAGAGCTTCTTTCTAAAACTGTTGAAGAAGTAGTTGCTAACCTTGATGCAGTGCCAGAAGCAGCACGCACTGCAGTTCGCAACAATGGCGGCGGACATGCCAACCACTCTTTATTCTGGCAAGTTATCTCTCCAAACGGAGGCGGCGAGCCTACTGGCGAACTAGCAGAAGCAATTAACTCTAAGTTTGGCGGCTTCGAAGGCTTCAAAGAAGAGTTCTCTAAGGCAGCAACTACTCGTTTCGGCTCAGGCTGGGCTTGGCTTGTTGTTAACAATGGCGAGCTTGAAGTTACTAGCACTCCAAACCAGGACTCTCCATTAATGGAAGGTAAGACTCCAATTCTTGGACTTGATGTTTGGGAGCATGCATACTACCTGAACTATCAAAACAGAAGACCAGAATACATTGGTGCATTCTGGAACGTAGTTAACTGGGAAGAAGTTAGCAAGCGCTTCGCTTCTGCAAAATAA
- the pstA gene encoding phosphate ABC transporter permease PstA — translation MKYVDTTQVQKKMGSRLLANNLAKGLFLLATLFGLVVLVVLIYRVLNDGLPWINVDFLMNRLSTDPERAGIWGAITGTLWLMVVVAPVTMLLGIGTAIYLEEYATKGRISSFIKTNISNLAGVPSVVFGILGLTVFARTLDLGSVVLAGGLTMALLVLPVVVVASQEAIRAVPQFLREASYGMGATKWQTIKNVVLPAALPGILTGVILALSRAIGETAPLVVIGIPALLIPIPDGIFDKFTILPVQIYYWTIDSALVAEYANLAAATIVILLLVLFVMNSIAILIRNKFQKRY, via the coding sequence ATGAAATATGTAGATACGACTCAAGTTCAGAAAAAAATGGGTTCCAGGTTACTGGCAAACAACCTTGCAAAAGGGTTATTCTTGCTTGCCACACTTTTCGGCCTGGTCGTTTTGGTTGTATTAATCTACCGTGTTTTAAATGATGGATTACCATGGATCAATGTAGATTTCCTGATGAATAGACTATCGACTGACCCTGAAAGAGCCGGAATCTGGGGAGCGATTACCGGAACCCTATGGCTAATGGTTGTAGTTGCTCCTGTAACAATGCTCCTCGGTATCGGTACAGCAATTTATCTCGAAGAATATGCAACTAAAGGCCGCATTTCTTCCTTTATTAAAACGAACATTTCAAACCTGGCCGGGGTTCCATCTGTCGTATTCGGAATCCTTGGTTTGACTGTATTTGCAAGGACACTTGATTTAGGGTCGGTTGTCCTTGCTGGCGGATTGACGATGGCATTGCTCGTACTTCCTGTTGTCGTCGTAGCAAGTCAGGAAGCAATTCGCGCGGTACCTCAATTTTTGCGAGAGGCTTCTTATGGGATGGGCGCTACCAAATGGCAGACAATCAAGAATGTTGTTTTGCCTGCTGCATTGCCAGGGATCCTGACTGGTGTCATCCTTGCTCTATCACGTGCGATCGGGGAAACAGCCCCCCTTGTTGTAATTGGTATTCCGGCATTGTTGATACCTATTCCAGACGGAATTTTTGATAAGTTCACGATTTTGCCAGTGCAAATTTATTATTGGACAATTGACTCTGCTCTTGTAGCTGAATATGCCAATCTGGCAGCAGCAACAATCGTCATTTTGTTACTCGTTTTGTTCGTGATGAACTCAATTGCCATCTTGATTCGTAATAAATTCCAAAAAAGATATTAG
- a CDS encoding MFS transporter, whose protein sequence is MSKVNKLLGDIELTKDLALLLIIGGLYSLSIALSNTFVNIYLWKQSGELADLAMYNLSIVIAQPLTFILAGRWAKKVDRVIVLRIGVIFLALFYVTVLLVGTKASNFLLLLGVLLGIGYGFYWLAYNVLTFEITEPETRDFFNGFLGILGSVGGMIGPVAAGFIISRLEKLTGYTVVFGLSLGLFSIAVLLSFFLKRRPAHGKYWFQRIIAERKHDKNWRMVTNAHFFQGLREGVFVFIVSVFVFIATDSEMALGTYGLINSGISFLAYYFVSRMLKKKYRKKAILVGGIILFIAIFLIVFQVSYFRLLLYAALIAVAYPLLLVPYASMTYDVIGRGWKAAEMRIEYIVVRELFLNLGRIASIVLFLVSTHMFNEEQAIPILLVILGSGHTLIYFFIRKIHLKAPA, encoded by the coding sequence ATGAGCAAAGTAAACAAATTATTAGGAGACATTGAATTGACAAAGGATTTAGCGCTCCTTTTGATTATTGGGGGATTGTACTCATTGAGCATTGCCCTTTCGAATACCTTTGTTAACATTTATTTATGGAAGCAATCTGGTGAACTTGCCGATCTGGCAATGTATAATTTATCGATTGTCATTGCGCAGCCACTTACATTCATTCTTGCGGGAAGATGGGCAAAAAAAGTCGACAGGGTTATTGTCCTTCGAATCGGTGTAATCTTTCTGGCTTTGTTTTATGTAACGGTTTTGCTTGTAGGAACGAAAGCTTCAAATTTTTTACTGTTACTAGGTGTGTTGTTAGGAATAGGCTATGGTTTTTATTGGCTTGCCTACAATGTTCTCACTTTTGAAATCACTGAACCGGAAACGCGTGATTTCTTTAATGGCTTTCTGGGCATCCTTGGTTCAGTCGGTGGAATGATAGGTCCTGTAGCTGCAGGGTTTATTATTTCCCGGCTTGAAAAACTGACTGGCTATACGGTAGTATTTGGACTTTCATTAGGTCTTTTTTCAATAGCAGTGTTGCTAAGTTTCTTCCTGAAACGGAGGCCTGCCCATGGAAAGTACTGGTTTCAGCGTATTATCGCTGAAAGAAAGCATGACAAAAATTGGCGCATGGTAACAAATGCCCATTTTTTTCAAGGTCTTAGAGAAGGGGTATTTGTTTTCATCGTTTCGGTATTTGTATTTATAGCTACAGACAGTGAAATGGCATTGGGTACCTATGGTCTGATCAATTCAGGGATTTCTTTTCTTGCCTACTATTTTGTTTCAAGAATGCTGAAAAAGAAATATCGAAAAAAAGCGATTCTGGTGGGCGGAATTATTCTTTTCATAGCGATATTCCTGATTGTTTTCCAGGTCAGCTATTTCCGTCTGTTGTTATATGCGGCTCTGATTGCAGTCGCTTATCCATTGCTTCTCGTTCCGTATGCATCAATGACTTATGATGTGATTGGACGTGGCTGGAAAGCTGCTGAAATGAGAATCGAATATATAGTAGTCCGCGAATTATTTTTGAATCTTGGCCGTATTGCTTCGATTGTGTTATTTCTGGTTTCAACCCATATGTTCAATGAAGAACAGGCAATCCCCATCCTGCTTGTCATCCTTGGGAGCGGACATACATTGATTTACTTTTTTATCAGGAAAATTCATCTGAAAGCCCCAGCATGA
- a CDS encoding PstS family phosphate ABC transporter substrate-binding protein, producing MKSLKKMGLFSMLAAVMVFAAACGGGDNEGGNGEELEGSVVIDGSGTVYPFMARMAENYMGEQENVSVEVSRSGTSAGFKKFLAEDGTDYNDASRQIKDEEKAKAEELGIEVQEMKVALDGITIVINKDNDWATELTEQEVKDIFLASAGKKKWSDVRADFPNEEIKTYGPNENHGTYEFMFETILEEQDLPEDINLQQDYSTLVDLVSKDKNAIGFFGYGYYESNQDKLSAVKVDFGNGPVEPSLDTIKEDGDYAPFTRPVFTYLNVNNAKEKPQVLDYAIYTMNNAQDVAKETGFAPLAEEDVKAVLDTLNSLKK from the coding sequence ATGAAAAGTCTTAAAAAGATGGGCCTATTTTCTATGCTGGCAGCTGTCATGGTATTCGCTGCGGCTTGTGGTGGCGGAGATAACGAAGGTGGAAATGGAGAAGAACTGGAAGGCAGCGTCGTTATTGACGGTTCTGGTACAGTATATCCATTCATGGCACGCATGGCTGAAAACTATATGGGTGAACAAGAAAATGTTTCTGTTGAAGTAAGTCGCTCCGGAACATCAGCGGGTTTCAAAAAATTCCTTGCTGAAGACGGAACTGACTACAATGATGCTTCCCGCCAGATTAAGGATGAGGAAAAAGCAAAAGCAGAGGAACTTGGAATAGAAGTACAAGAAATGAAGGTTGCACTTGACGGTATTACAATCGTCATTAATAAAGATAATGACTGGGCTACGGAGCTTACTGAACAAGAAGTAAAAGATATTTTCCTTGCTAGCGCAGGAAAGAAAAAATGGTCTGATGTCCGCGCTGATTTCCCGAACGAAGAAATCAAAACTTACGGACCTAATGAAAACCACGGAACATACGAATTCATGTTTGAAACTATCCTTGAAGAACAAGATCTTCCAGAAGATATTAATCTTCAGCAAGATTACTCAACTCTAGTGGACCTTGTTTCTAAAGATAAGAATGCAATTGGTTTCTTCGGTTATGGTTATTATGAAAGCAATCAAGACAAGCTTTCTGCAGTAAAAGTGGACTTCGGCAATGGTCCTGTAGAGCCGTCATTGGACACAATCAAAGAAGATGGTGACTATGCTCCTTTCACTCGTCCGGTGTTCACATATCTAAATGTGAATAATGCAAAAGAAAAGCCTCAAGTATTGGACTATGCTATTTACACAATGAACAATGCACAGGATGTTGCGAAAGAGACTGGCTTCGCACCTTTAGCTGAAGAAGATGTAAAAGCTGTTCTTGATACATTGAATAGCCTAAAGAAGTAA
- the pstB gene encoding phosphate ABC transporter ATP-binding protein PstB produces the protein MSVVTDKSNASVKDAQNSAKVDNKKVVYETKDLNLWYGEGHALKNINLAINENEVTAIIGPSGCGKSTYIKTLNRMVELVPTVKISGEILYRGRNILEKSYQVEDLRTSVGMVFQKPNPFPKSIYDNIAYGPKIHGIRDKKILDEIVEKSLRGAAIWDDVKDRLNQNAYGLSGGQQQRICIARALAIEPDVILMDEPTSALDPISTLKVEELVQELKKDYSIIIVTHNMQQAARISDKTAFFLNGEVIEFAETDKIFSNPSDKRTEDYITGRFG, from the coding sequence ATGTCAGTAGTAACAGATAAGTCGAATGCTTCTGTTAAAGATGCACAGAATTCAGCAAAAGTAGATAACAAAAAGGTTGTATATGAAACAAAGGACCTGAACCTTTGGTATGGTGAAGGCCATGCTTTAAAAAATATCAACCTTGCGATCAATGAAAATGAGGTTACAGCTATCATCGGGCCATCCGGCTGTGGTAAGTCAACTTATATCAAAACGTTGAACCGAATGGTAGAACTTGTCCCGACTGTGAAGATTTCTGGTGAAATTTTATATAGAGGACGAAACATCCTTGAAAAATCGTACCAGGTTGAAGATTTAAGGACAAGTGTCGGGATGGTGTTCCAAAAGCCGAATCCATTCCCTAAATCCATATACGATAATATCGCTTACGGCCCTAAGATTCATGGTATCCGCGATAAAAAGATCCTTGATGAAATTGTCGAAAAGAGTTTAAGAGGTGCTGCCATCTGGGATGATGTAAAAGACCGATTGAACCAGAATGCGTACGGCTTGTCTGGTGGTCAGCAGCAGCGTATCTGTATCGCCCGTGCCCTCGCTATCGAACCCGATGTCATCTTGATGGACGAACCTACATCAGCACTTGACCCGATTTCGACCTTGAAGGTAGAAGAACTGGTCCAGGAATTAAAAAAAGATTATAGTATCATTATTGTTACTCACAACATGCAGCAAGCTGCCCGTATATCTGACAAGACTGCATTCTTCCTGAATGGAGAAGTCATTGAGTTTGCTGAAACTGATAAGATTTTCTCAAATCCATCGGATAAGAGAACAGAGGATTATATTACTGGACGTTTCGGTTGA